One Candidatus Thermoplasmatota archaeon DNA window includes the following coding sequences:
- a CDS encoding tRNA(Ile)(2)-agmatinylcytidine synthase, which yields MYHRMYIGIDDTDSVKGMCTTYIATEIIAELQNFIDIIGYPRLVRLNPNIPWKTRGNGAICIRVGKGAGKKLQIAEIGGRAIYCYEREFYNNGIGCGNDVKEKIFEKAQEIIERYSEFDDGNTNPGLVLMACKPSPKLYWRGVRGIVDMETVKETLFIKGAIYKGYKNCRGIIGATAAIAWRPKDRTYEIITYRERSRWGSTRAVDEYSVICMDKNFPQTFNNYDYENKRVIIAPHSLCPVLLGIRSNTAELIEPMKTIKSEKIDRWVIFETNQGSDDHLEKMKIAELAPYKSAIVSGIVASTPKTITGGHVFFKITGSGKLRTRTSSSRFHDGSYVRSLSVECAAYEPTKNFRTVIRSLVPGDEVTIYGSIKSYPFTLNIEKIKVTKLVEVRKKLVPICKCGSKMKSIGKDKGYRCKKCGTKTKDIQYTKVERMIKEGFYEVPVCARRHLSKPLKRISVK from the coding sequence CTACCTATATTGCTACAGAAATTATTGCTGAGCTGCAAAATTTTATTGATATTATAGGCTATCCTAGACTTGTAAGGCTAAATCCCAACATTCCTTGGAAAACTCGTGGCAATGGCGCAATCTGTATTAGAGTAGGAAAAGGCGCAGGCAAAAAATTGCAAATAGCTGAGATTGGTGGAAGAGCAATTTACTGCTATGAAAGAGAATTTTATAATAACGGTATTGGCTGCGGCAACGATGTAAAAGAAAAAATATTTGAGAAAGCGCAAGAGATTATAGAAAGATATTCTGAGTTTGATGACGGTAACACCAATCCCGGACTCGTTTTAATGGCTTGTAAGCCATCTCCTAAATTATACTGGCGAGGAGTGCGGGGTATTGTCGATATGGAGACGGTAAAAGAAACTCTTTTTATAAAAGGAGCTATTTACAAAGGCTATAAAAATTGTAGAGGCATTATTGGCGCTACTGCTGCTATAGCCTGGCGCCCTAAAGATAGAACTTACGAAATTATTACTTATAGAGAGCGCTCCAGATGGGGTAGCACTAGAGCAGTTGATGAATACTCTGTTATTTGTATGGACAAAAACTTCCCTCAGACCTTTAATAATTACGATTATGAAAATAAAAGAGTAATAATTGCTCCTCATTCATTATGTCCAGTGCTTTTAGGAATAAGGTCCAATACCGCTGAGCTTATTGAGCCTATGAAAACAATAAAGTCAGAAAAGATAGATAGATGGGTTATTTTTGAAACGAACCAAGGTAGTGATGATCATTTAGAGAAAATGAAAATTGCAGAGCTAGCGCCTTATAAATCTGCAATAGTGTCAGGCATCGTAGCTAGCACGCCTAAAACAATTACTGGGGGACATGTATTTTTTAAAATTACTGGTAGCGGTAAACTCCGCACCAGAACCTCTTCGTCGAGATTTCACGATGGAAGCTATGTGCGGAGTTTAAGTGTAGAATGTGCTGCCTACGAACCCACAAAAAATTTCAGAACTGTAATAAGGAGTTTAGTGCCAGGTGATGAGGTTACTATCTACGGCAGTATAAAAAGTTATCCTTTTACTCTTAACATCGAGAAAATCAAAGTTACCAAGCTCGTTGAAGTTAGAAAAAAACTAGTACCAATTTGCAAGTGTGGTAGTAAAATGAAATCTATAGGCAAAGATAAAGGGTATAGGTGTAAGAAGTGCGGTACTAAAACCAAAGATATTCAATATACAAAGGTAGAGCGCATGATAAAGGAAGGCTTTTATGAAGTGCCTGTATGCGCAAGACGTCATTTGAGCAAGCCTTTAAAAAGAATCAGTGTAAAGTAA